The proteins below come from a single Dendropsophus ebraccatus isolate aDenEbr1 chromosome 15, aDenEbr1.pat, whole genome shotgun sequence genomic window:
- the OTOR gene encoding otoraplin, with amino-acid sequence MSLVVYFAVIFLCLGFMDQEADGAFMQKLAKKKLCADDECVYAISLGRAEDDYNAPDCRFINIKRGELVYVYTKLVKEDDDAGEFWSGSVYSDKYRDQEGLVGYFPSGLITELSVYQDDLKEYPTTAIDFYCD; translated from the exons ATGTCTCTGGTTGTTTATTTTGCGGTCATATTCTTATGTCTTGGATTTATGGATCAAGAGGCGGATGGAGCTTTCATGCAAAAGTTGGCCAAGAAGAAACTTTGTGCCGACGATGAATGTGTTT atGCTATATCCCTTGGGAGAGCTGAGGATGATTACAATGCTCCAGACTGCAGATTTATAAACATCAAGAGGGGCGAGCTGGTCTATGTCTATACTAAGCTAGTAAAAGAAGATGATGATGCCGGGGAGTTTTGGTCTGGAAGT GTCTATAGTGACAAGTACAGAGATCAGGAAGGACTCGTTGGGTATTTTCCAAGTGGTCTCATAACTGAGTTGAGTGTCTATCAGGACGATCTCAAAGAATACCCCACTACG